A single window of Malus sylvestris chromosome 5, drMalSylv7.2, whole genome shotgun sequence DNA harbors:
- the LOC126620776 gene encoding pathogenesis-related protein 1-like, with translation MGLCNISLALLFILGSALIQSSHAQDTPQDDLNSHNAARAAVGVGPLTWDDNVAGYAQNYANQHVGDCNLVHSGGPYGENLAMSTGDMSGTAAVDLWVAEKADYSYESNSCAAGKVCGHYTQVVWRNSARVGCAKVRCSSGGTFIGCNYDPPGNYVGEKPY, from the coding sequence ATGGGGTTGTGCAATATTTCCCTAGCTCTCCTTTTCATTTTAGGCTCAGCCCTAATACAATCCTCTCATGCCCAAGACACACCCCAAGACGACCTCAATTCCCACAACGCCGCTCGAGCAGCAGTAGGCGTTGGTCCCTTGACGTGGGATGACAATGTAGCAGGCTATGCACAAAACTACGCCAACCAACATGTTGGCGACTGCAATCTCGTGCACTCCGGTGGGCCATACGGTGAAAACCTTGCCATGAGCACTGGTGACATGTCGGGAACAGCGGCTGTGGACCTGTGGGTGGCGGAGAAAGCCGACTACAGTTATGAGTCGAACTCGTGTGCTGCTGGAAAGGTGTGTGGGCATTATACACAGGTGGTTTGGCGTAACTCGGCTCGTGTAGGGTGCGCAAAAGTGAGGTGCAGCAGTGGGGGTACCTTCATTGGATGCAACTATGATCCCCCAGGCAACTATGTTGGGGAGAAGCCTTACTAG